The genomic DNA cagctgtggggaagaagctgttccggtacctggtggtcttagtccggaggctcctgtggcgcctcccagagggcaggagggtgaagagtccatgtgatgggtgactggggtctttgatgattttcccagcccttttcagacaccgcttcctgtagatgtcttttatggcaggaagtggtgctccggcgatgcgctgggcagttttcacgaccctctgcaacgccttccggtccgaggcagagcagttcccgtaccagactgttatacagttggtcaggatgctctcgatggtgcagcgaggcctcatcgttgtcactgatgaggccaatcaccgtggtgtcatctgcaaacttaatgatggtgttggaaccatcagcaggtctgcagtcgtgggtgaagagggagtagaggaaagggctcatcacacagccttgtggtacaccggtgttctcCCGTTTTATCAGATTTAAGGCATATCTTGTAAAGCTGTCATCATAAATCTGGAGATTTGCATGTTGGCTTGCATTCAAAACCACCAATATTAGTAGATAAACTCATTTAATTCAAGAACACAGCTAAGAGAAACTTGCAGTAAGCTTTCTCTGGCAGTATAATCCAGCAGCAGAAAATAATCTGAAATCTGGCTTTCAGTATGAATTCTACTGGCAATGATTTATAGGTAGAAAAAGGTTATCTTGAGGCCGTAAATGAAATGAATTTCCCCTTTTTTGTGTGAGATTCACTTTTCTGTTTGACttactgggggaaaaaaaaaatcaaaggtgtAGGCAGTATTTCAGAGGTGTGAAAACCAAACCTAATACTGGATGaaggaaaatgtttttatgaaaaGGAAAGTTACGCCTTATCAACAAAATAAGATTTGATTAGAGATAAAAGAATCAGTTTCTCAGGAAAGCAAAACACTTGATCAGCTGTTGCCCTTTGTTTGAATGGTAAACACTGAGTTTTTCCGTAATTGTTCAAGCAAATGCTTGGTTTTTTAAAACCAGGCCAGGCGCATGTAACAACTATGCACAACGATCGCACAGTCAATCCATCcactccatccattttcttaattgCTTATACGGTTCAGGGTCACAGACAGGCTGGAGCATAATCTCAGCTGTCATTGGCTGAAAAACAGGGCAGGATACACCATGGACAGATCCAGAGCCAGTCCATCACAGCACCAACTGCACACTCTCTAACTCACATCCATGGCATCAATTTCAGCCGACAGTGGAAAAACATGCAGAATCCATGTAAAAGGGCACCATCCAGCTGAGAGTTGAACTCTGAGCCTATTTGTTGTGAGGCATCAGCATAAACCACCCAAATACAACTGCACTTGCATATCCATAAACTTAGAAGTAAGAGTTTCCACTTTAGCACAAAGCAATTAGCTAGAGCTAGAGCTAAAAAAAATTACGTCCTACTCTAACGGCCACAAGAGTCAGTCCCAATGTACCCCAGTTTATCAGGTAAACCTTTCTAGTACTTAGTTGGACAGcatttgccttcagaactgccttaactcttcatggcacagattcaacaggATGTTTGGTCCATATAGAGACGATATCATCTTGTTCTTCCGTTCCACTGCATCTCTGTGGAGGCCATGTGAGTACAAAGAAATCACTGTGATGTTCAGCAGTTGATTTTTACTTAATGACATGGCACATTATCCTACTGGAAGTAGCCATCAAATGTTTGGTACAATGTTGAAAAAGGTATGGGCAAAATTAGTAACAAGCTGGTTTGTGCTGAGAAAATATCCCCACCCCACTGCACCACCACCACTAGTCTGAACCAGCAGGGATGCAGCCACGTTTCATGCTGTTTAAccccaaattctgaccctgctGTCTTTGGCAGGATTCAGATGAGTCTCAGTGTCAAATGAGTAACTGAGACAAGAACActtcaggaaatcattcctaCTGTCCTCtctaaaactgaaaaatgacTCTTCATTCAGTGTCAGGCACACAAAAGACCccttatttttgtattatacCATCATGCAGttgtttttcttacatttatAGTGTACATATTTTTTGTAATGCactttctatctatctatctatctatctatctatctatctatctatctatctatctatctatctatctatctatctatctatctatctatctatctatctatctatctatctatctatctatctatctatctgtcagTTATATCAAAATGATGACACACAAGTTTAAATCAAAGGTTGCACTTTCTGCATTCTTGATGCACTGGGTTAGAAAATGCAATGTCTCACTTGTGAAAATGCAATgtagggttgttgttttttttatgagaAACCTCGATACAGTAGAGGTGGGTGTTAAGAAGTGCAAAGTGCAGACACATTATTTGCTCAGGCCACTGCTTGAGTGCAGcagcaaacatgcacacaaacagaaaacaatgaaGCCTTTACCTCAAGCACGTGGGAGGCAGAAACTCACTCACCGAATGATCAGCTTAAGTGTTTACTCCAAACACACTGAGCTCAGTTATTGTGGCTGTACCACCGGATAGACCAAGTGTTCTCCTTTTGATCAAACTTTAGATGTGCTTGTTACTTCATCTGGATTTTAGATTGACAGTGtgcaaaatatttttgttgTAGAGTTAACTTTAACTGATGCACTTTTGCAAAATGTATTATAACCAAAACCTGAAATTTATCATTTGAAACTGCATGTTTACAGTTAGGTCCACAAGGATCTGGACAATAAGACAActtttcttttatatacagcACACCGACTTCAGAGACTCACTACCACAGACTGACAGTTATTCCACATCTGCAGTGGAACTTGTATTTGGTAGCTGTTTGCTTGAACTCTCATTATTCTGAGGTCAAAAGAGATGCTGATGCAGATGAAGGAGTACTCAATGCTCACATTCACAAATGCCGCAAACAGTGCAGATGGATAAAGACCCAAAGCACTGcaaactgcaaaagcaacccaaaGGTTTCTCAAGGCGATGAAAAAGTCAAATCAACCACCTAACCGGAACCCAAGAGAGCTGCTTATCAGttaataaatacacaaataagcACTAAGTGAAGGCGGCTGCAGGAAAGGCCTGCCAGAGCATCAaagaggaggaaacaaagcaactGTGATATCCATGGGCTCCAGACTTCAGGCGATCATTGAGGGTGGGGGGCGTGATGCTTAATATCTCAAATAAAAGATCAAGTCTGCAGTTCAGTCACATACTGATGGTTGATGGTCACATACTGGTTTCAGCAGATGGCATCACATCACCTCTATTGACTGCGCTTCGCTCATCttttagaatttattttaagATCTTCTTATGATTGATTTGTATGATTTCATTATACTTGTTCGTATGAGACTGCACTGTGCTGCGTTATCAGAAATGCAGACTCCCATATGTCACTTCAAAGCCTTAGATTTTCAGCTGGGGCCCTTCTGGGTTTCCAAAGAATGAGGCTTAAATTCAAATATGTCTGTGGATTTGCCATCAGGGTCCCTTGGCTTCGGAACAATCTGTATGAGTCGAATATGCAACCTAAGACACGCTGCTCCAGACCTGCGCGTCGCTCTGCTTTTCTTCAAACACCTCTCTGTATTTTGCTGCTTTCATTTCCTTGTGTGCTCTAACCAGTCTCACTGTCCCTGCTGATGAGAAGTGTGAACAGCGTGATGCTGTCAAGATAATATTTCATCTCAGTCATCTCGGGGTTAAGCAGAAGGGTGTTTACCAGACGCAGCGCTTCAGGTTCTACCAAAAGAATTTatttttgtctcatcagtcATTTGAGTGGTTTCCATTCAGCCTCCTACTCCAATCAGCCAATACAGGTAGCAAAAGCCTTGCAGGGCTGATGCCGTACGCCTGTTTGGGGCATCACTAAAAACGAAAGTCTTTTAGCACACTAAAAGACACTTTGCAATGTTTCGGTGTAGGTTTCAGTTTATTCTAAGGTGAAAAAGCATCCACGTCTGTGTATAACCTAAGATCACGCTTTATTACGTGGTCttgacagaaaaataaagttggcgTTATAGGTGATTTACTTGGGTAAGTCCCTGCAACGTGCTAAAATACTGCTTATTTTTACATGCCAAAGACTCCACGACCTACTGTAACACAGACTAGAAGATAAAACAGTGCATTCTTTGAATACACAACTGTGTGTGGTGAGCGTCAACTTTAGTTACTAAAACCATAAAGAAAACCAGAATCTCAGgtaaactttttattttattttagaggTGTTTTTACAGGATAAGAATTCAGAAAtattagattttttaaaaacaaaacaacactctGAAGACTTATTTTACACATCTCCCAGCATGCACCGCTGCCATCAAAATAAAGAGCAGTTTCTGTTCCTTCTGTGACACAGATCCAGTACAGTACATTCAGGAACTGAAGAcagtatttacacacacatacacacacacaataaagtTGATAATTTTACATCCATTTACATCTTAAAAACTGCGTATTTCAATTAGAAACAGTTCAGCAGTATGTAATAAAGTAGCACGTGACAGGACGGTACATTTTGAAAGCTTGCTGGGTTTCAAAATGAACTTGCTCTTTCTCTGAGTAGCTGGTGAACAATAAACCAGAGAATACATTTTAACATATGATAAAGATGTATGAGAACTGAGTAAATCAAAGACATCAATAAGCTTTCAAAAAGAGAACTTCAGAGGCCATGCATGCAGTTATTGCACATAGTGTCAGATTGTTGTTGTCAGATTTGCATGATAGTGGCGAGCTGATGCAGCAGCTCATGGAAAAATCACCAGTGACCTTTGAATATACAGTACTGATAAGCTGAAAGGTCTATAACTGATCTATAAGCATGTATGGACGGTGTCCCTGAAACTTTTTCGTCCGTGTTGTGATAAATACCCCGATGCAAAAGAAGTCACTAAACCTGAAAGTCAAAAGTGAGCTTGTTAAGCTCTCACGCGATTATCAGCATGGGAGTGAAGATGAATTCTGGAGATGAGGTGAAGCGGAAAATGAAAGGTTTTCATGTTGGAAATGTCATCAAAGTGTAAAACCTTTCAGCCTGGGATTGCATGATGATGCATTCTCAGTCAAAACTTTCCactcaaacaaaataaaagcccctAGTTTCTGTGTGCAGCCACTTATTGGGACCCATTTTAAAACTGACCTCTAGCAGCTGTTTGATTGTGCAAATTGCATCTGAAATTATCAACTTGGTAATTTAGAAATTTGAGCTTACTGGCATGTGTCACACTCTTCATCACACTAACCAAGTGGTTTTGGTTCTTAAATTATAGAAACAGCGAGTGAAAGTTTTGCATTATTTTCTTGCTGCATAACACCTTTATTATATGTTCTGCATCTACAAGAGTGTGCAAGTAAGTGCTGGGATTCTCATGAGCCACTACAATACAGTGACACCAACGGCACGTGCCAGCACGCGCTTCCTTCAACCAGACTCCAAGTGAACTCGGAGGTGTAATCACAGCCACATGTGGATTTAGGCATTTGTTTAAAGTGGAAACACTCCTATTTTTCCACTTACAAGGTCATTTATGGTTCTATAGCAGGGGCATCAAATATAAGGTCTGGGGTCCAGATTTGGCCTAGGAAAGACTCCAATATGGCCCACAGGACAGCTTTGGAAGATTTTGTAGTTTTAACTGAAAAGCTACAAAACTACAAAGTGTGAGTTTTGTAGCTTTTCCAACTGATAAATAGGAACTGACATTCATACCACACCAGAGTGATTAAGTGTAGATATTAGTAATTGATTCTAGTCTACATATTTATCATGTAGTTTCACTGGTGGGCTGTCTGTGGCCCATGATGTAAAATTAATTTGGCATCCCTGTTTTACAGGAACTAACAAAGGATACCGTGCTTTAGTTATTTCTGTCATTTGGGATACTTTTATAACTTAAGACAGTGTCAGCTGCAGAGTTTTGGTAACATATCCCGTTCAAACAGGTTTGGATATCCACATTTCCAAAGCTGTCTCTAAATTCATGTGCTTAGTTGGCaggtttttaaagatttttaaatattaaaagcaTCAGAATTGTTCAGTGTAGTTTTTAGTCAACAGAAGTGAGGCTATTTCAGTGGTAGAACAACCTAAATTTGGTGCTCTACAGAGGGAGCAAAGTTTGTAGGGGTCACTACATCTCCTGTGTTATCACCTAGTGCATCAGTGTGGTTCACTGAAGCTATTAAACACAGTGAGACCCAGAGCAGTGATGTACAGTAGACTCTGGGTACACAGGAAGTGCTTGCTTTGTGTTTCTGGTctgaagaaaatctaaaatctaaTTTATCGCCTGTTAAGTATTCCTTAGCGGCCGGATACCCCCGACACAAattaacagcaaagaaaaattGAAAGCTAACTGCGAGGCTGGGTTGTCACTGTAACTGTATTATGTTCTGGCTTGAGGTTTGCCGCAGCAGCATGCATCTCAATTTCGAGACCACCAAACACAAAGTGACACCTACATACACACTACCCATGCAGACTCTTCCTCTCCCAACTCTTTTGTTTGAGATATAGTGCAATAAGACATCCCTGTATAACAAAAGCAGGATTTTTAACACTTGCAagaaatttatatttatatatatttagattTATGTTATGTACACTAGTCGAACAGTGAGCTGTGCATCACATGTGTCTCTTTTCTGTGAGATAGCTGACGGCAGCATACTCTGTATCTCTTGGGTTGATCTCAACAATTGTCGGAGGTCTTTTGGGGAAGTCCAAGACGCTGTAGATCACCGAGGGTGCAGACACGCTGCTCAACGACGCCACTGATTCCTGCGAAGGCAACTCGAGTCAGGCTGAAGAATTTCCAggcttatttttttctctaacaGCAGATCAAAATCTTTCTTACCTGCACTGTGGGAGTGGAGCTTTGCGGCCTttcttgttgttgctgttgtttgtcTGCATGAGAAGAAAAGCAGGTGAAATGTTACAAAATAGGTGAAATTGGTCATGTATACTATATTTTGAGTTTTGCAGAAGAAGCATTCGTGGGACGTTCGAATAAAAAATTTCTTATCAAATTTATTGTTACAGCCCATCAACCACGTCAGTTTATCCCCGATTTACATATTTTCCATTGTCatacttttaaaaaagtgtgaaaatagTCAAATCTCAATATTAAAGACATAAATGCCGCATGTTTTGGAATTTTTTAGCTCATAGGAAGTAGGGAGTAGGAGTATGCCACAGCACCCAGGAGTATAAAGGAAATAACATCCAAGATAAGTTTCTGATTCATCAGATAAGGAAAAAAAACGTTAGACGTTcataaaaataaagcaattaACCGTCAAATACATCAAAAGCACGAATCCACGTCAAATACGTCGTAACCACATagagtgtttgtgctgttgcgCAGGAGACCGGGTTTCGCTTTGCCGGTTTAGACTAAACACAAACTAAACATTATCATTGCAATGATAATGTTAATGTTCAGTTACTGAGCTCAATGATGAGATTGCATGTTTATTCCTGAGCTTTTTTCACGCTAATATCAGCATTTTGTTACCTTTACACAGAGTTACGATTGCTTTTTACTTACTTAATGCTAAGCTAGGCTTAGCATCACCTCCTGATCCCGCCTCTGgaaaaagatataaaaaaagCTATCGATATTCTTACATAAATACCATTAATTAAACAAATTAGCGTTCAGATTAAGTGATAGCAAGCCAAAATTATGGACGACGAAAAATTTAATGCTTAACAATATTTTTTCAACGAATAATGATTATAATAAGCTGTGCTaaagtaaaatgttttaattttgttttagtttaactaAAGTTTGTGACTAAATGTTTTAGTCAAGCCTGACTTTTATAATATAGTTTTAGGTCTAAGCTTTTTGTAAGTTTATGCCGAACAAGTCACGTTGTCTTTATCCTCTAGCGGTGCAAATGCACCAGGACAAGTTGCCAAAGACAGAGAGcagtttctcttcagcatcTGTCGGTTTTGTGCAAAACCTCTACTCGTGGACAGCGGCCGGGCCCAATTAGCACGGCACGATGCAGGAGTGCGCAGTCAGCAATTGCTTGCATTTGTATACATGTACGGGAACTCTTCTAGTGTGGTTTCTGAGGTCACGGGGGCTGTCAGATTATTTCAGCGTGGCAGCGTTCCTACTCAAAGTAGGCCAGAGGGGTTTGTCTTTGAAGTGAAAGCGCACTCGTATTAGTGAACAAATAATGCAAGCTCTTTCTTTCCACCCATCTCTCAGTGATAGTAGGCACAATTAGATTTACATGCACTGAAGGAggacttattttcaaaagagaTGAATCATCGCATCTATCAGAAGGATGTGAAACTGCAATCTGGTTTGCATTTTTGAGCATCTAACCACACAACTGCAAATTTTTTCCACAGAATAACAAGTGTTTCCTTACCATTACTTTGTTTGCTTGAAAAACTAGAAAATACTACTGACTGCAGCCCCGCACACGCAATTTGGCTTCATACCCCTTTACTATTTATATGTGGAGAATATTGAATTAAAGGTTCCTGATGTGTTTTATTCCAACTCAGCTGACACTACGTTCAGACTACAGCatggaaatgaaataaaatcctacgtctccaaaaaataataaaagttttGGCCACACTCTGATAACAGAAACAACACAACATATCAGTGAAAAGTGAAGGTAAAGATTGTTTTTGGACCGTATATTTGCTTACCTTTGGGTCTCACGAGACTACAGATCAACCATGGGAGTACTGTTGCTAACAGGACCACAGGTAAAACCGcgaagatgatgatgatcttATTGATGGAAAGGGAATTGGAACTTTCATTGAAAACTGTGGGTTTAGTCGACGGCGGTGGAGCTGTAGGAGTTAAAAGAAAGTCATGAAAATATGTGAGCTTCACTCATATTTTCGCACCACGTTtatgaaaagaaatgaaacaaaaaataaaaatgattaaagaTACTGAATAAGTTTAGATCCCAATGGATCTATGCATATTTCCCCAGTACATATAGACTAATGCAGTATAATACATATTTATAACATACATCAGCAACAGAAATAAAGCATGGTAGGCAGTAAAATTACACACTTCGACTCTTTCTTATGGGCTGTAAGCTGACACTGTAAACCAATGAGAATGTGAAACAGTGATCAGTATTCAGTTTTTCTGTAATCAATAACAAATAACATACTGAATATGTGAATAGTAACCAAGCGGTTACAAAAGGCTCATTATTTTATCTATAATGGGACTGTACATCAGTCAATCTCATATCAGCTGCTTTACGCTCAAACATCTCAGCAGCTCCACGAATGATGCAAATTGCGATTCTGTGAGGATAAATGTAACTGACACTGCTGTTTGTGTCCCCCGTGAATGCACTGCAAACCCTTTGATGTGCCTGATTTTCAAGCTGGCTTCCTTGTCAGGTAGAGAGGTAAATTTGCTCAGTAGCCCAGTTCTGACCAAATATTTGCAaacataatttatatttaacgCTAGAACATGTTGACACGCTAGATAGCTTTGATTGCCTACATTGTAAAGCTGGTTAATGTACGCCTGCTGGATAGCAAGATGCTAGCATGGTGACATCAGTATTTAGCATTTAGGTCAAAGCAACAGAGTGCTTTTTATTCAAACAGGCTAGGAAAGGAAGGCAGTATTATTGCCCTACTGCTCTGGTAAGTATCTACAGCAGATGGGACTGACTGAATGTCAGCTATCCTTTAAATGCCCAGCAATATGATCTGAGAACGAGGagctatttttgtttgtttatttaaatatttctgtTCTAACTGAGCCTTTATCAACAATGTGGCAAAAACATAACCTGCAGGACTCTGTGACAATCATATTTAATTTGTTCTACTGTTTTAATAGTGTGTTAGTGACTTATTTTCATATGGGCTTTAAACTTTTCACTAACTGGTTAAGAACAACCTTGGATCCATGACACTTATACACACTATATGGTTTTTATATTTAATGCAGTCAATACTAGCAGACACAATTAATTAAAGTGATCATTTTAATTTGGAATAGTATTTTAAAAGATATTAGGAATGATGATGTCATTTATTACAGGATCTATAATAAAGAGGCAAACATTGAGGAAGTAAAGGTGGTGAGGAATTAGTGTATACTATATATGGCTGCTCTGTTTGTATGAATATAATGGAAACATACTTCACTTTAGTCTGCTCTTGATATTGCTCTACTGTGTGTTAAAGtcgttttcattatgtgcagCTTATAATCATAACAAATGTCCTTACCTGTACAGCTTATGTTCCTTTCTTCAACAGTCAGCTTCACTTCATTACTTTTTCTTAGGTTGCCCCCAAATAAACTGGCCCAGTAGGTGTTAGTGTGGTTTAGAGTGAGATTTATGATGTGGTAAAAGACAGAATTGTTTTGGGGGCAAATAACAAAGGAACCTTTCCCACTTTTAAAATCGTCAATCTTTTTCTCGCCTGTTATATAAATTCCAATTTGACTGTTTTCATTAATGCTAACATTAAATGTAAATTGAAGGGTGATGTTGCTGCCAAAGATCCCGATGACTTGTGCATGGCTGGGGTCTGTatggaga from Maylandia zebra isolate NMK-2024a linkage group LG15, Mzebra_GT3a, whole genome shotgun sequence includes the following:
- the LOC101475844 gene encoding uncharacterized protein LOC101475844 isoform X3, translating into MGENTITKPLGLVFIITAHMVFNAPPPSTKPTVFNESSNSLSINKIIIIFAVLPVVLLATVLPWLICSLVRPKEAGSGGDAKPSLALNKQQQQQERPQSSTPTVQESVASLSSVSAPSVIYSVLDFPKRPPTIVEINPRDTEYAAVSYLTEKRHM
- the LOC101475844 gene encoding uncharacterized protein LOC101475844 isoform X1; this translates as MGENTITKPLGLVFIITAHMVFNDPSHAQVIGIFGSNITLQFTFNVSINENSQIGIYITGEKKIDDFKSGKGSFVICPQNNSVFYHIINLTLNHTNTYWASLFGGNLRKSNEVKLTVEERNISCTAPPPSTKPTVFNESSNSLSINKIIIIFAVLPVVLLATVLPWLICSLVRPKEAGSGGDAKPSLALNKQQQQQERPQSSTPTVQESVASLSSVSAPSVIYSVLDFPKRPPTIVEINPRDTEYAAVSYLTEKRHM
- the LOC101475844 gene encoding uncharacterized protein LOC101475844 isoform X2, translating into MGENTITKPLGLVFIITAHMVFNDPSHAQVIGIFGSNITLQFTFNVSINENSQIGIYITGEKKIDDFKSGKGSFVICPQNNSVFYHIINLTLNHTNTYWASLFGGNLRKSNEVKLTVEERNISCTAPPPSTKPTVFNESSNSLSINKIIIIFAVLPVVLLATVLPWLICSLVRPKDKQQQQQERPQSSTPTVQESVASLSSVSAPSVIYSVLDFPKRPPTIVEINPRDTEYAAVSYLTEKRHM